TCGGAGAGCTCTTTGAACTGAGTGTCGCCGGCCACCTTCTCGTCCGCCAGTAACAGGACAATCAGTTGATACAAGTCACGGAGATAGGAAGCGACGTTTATGATGGGGGTCTCGTGATGTTCAGCGGCCATCGCAGCGACAGGTCCTGACTCTCTTCGGCATGAGACCGCCGATCATGATCGTCTCGCTCGTGCCTTCAGCGCCAGGGCGCGGCGGGCGCTGGCGAGGACGTCGGCGGTGGAGCAGCCGTGGCGGTCGAGGAGGTCGAAGTAGGGGCCGGACTCGGTGAAGCGGTCGGCGATGCCCACGCGCACCACGGGCACGGGACAGGTCTCGGCCAACGCCTCGGTCACGGCGCCGCCGAGGCCTCCGATGATGTTGTGCTCCTCGGCGGTGACGACGGCGCCGGTGTCGCGGGCCGCCGCGGCCAGGGTGTCCGCGTCCAGCGGCTTGATGGTGTGCAGGTCGATCACACGGCACTGCACGCCCTCCCCCGCCAACTGCGCGGCCGCGGCCACGGCGCGCGCGACCATGACGCCGGCGGCGACGATCGTCAGGTCGCTGCCGGCACGCACCACCTGGGCGCGGCCCAATTGCAGGGCGCCGGCAGGCCCTGCGTCGCCAGTGCCGTATACGGGCGGCACCTCGTTGCGGTTCATGCGGAAGTAGACCGGGCCGTCGCTGGCCGCCACCTGGTGCAGCAGCTCGGTCTGGGCGTAGGGGTCGGCGGGCACCACCACCCGCATGCCGGGGAAGGTGCGCATGATGGCGATGTCCTCGGTGGCGTGGTGGGTGGGGCCCTCGAAGCTCGGTGACACCCCGCCGTACGCCGCCATCAGCTTGACGTTGGCGCGCCCGTAGCACACGTGCGTGCGGATCATCTCCACGGCGCGGGTGGCCAGGAACACGCCGAAGGTGTTGACGAACGGGATCTTGCCGGCCAGCGCCAGGCCTACCGCGCAGTCCACCAGCGACTGCTCGGCGATGCCGGTGTTGATGAACCGGTCCGGGAACTCGTCGGCGAACATGAAGCTGTGGTCGGAGTTGGAAACGTCGGCGGACAGCACCACCACATCCGGGTTGCTGCGCCCCAGCTCGACCAGCGCCTTGCCGTAGGCGACTCGGGTGTTGATCAGTTCAGCCACTGGCCCATCCCCGCTTCCAGCTCCACCTTGGCGGCCGTGTACTGCTCCTCGGTGGGCGGCGTACCGTGCCAGTTGTGGTCGTATTCCATGAACGACACTCCGCGCCCCTTGGTGGTGCGGGCAATGATCACGGCGGGCCGCGCGTGCACCTGGTCGGCGCGGTCGAGCGCCTCCAGCACCTCGCGCACGTTGTGGCCGCCGATCTCCTGCACGTGCCAGCCGAACGCCTCCCACTTGGCGGCGATCGGCTCGTGCGGCATCACGTCGGCGGTGGCGCCGGTCTGCTGGGTGCCGTTGTAGTCCAGGATCGCCACCAGGTTGCCGAGCCGGTACTTGGCGGCCAGCATGGCGCCCTCCCAGATCACCCCGGCGTCGATCTCGCCGTCGCCCAGCACCACGTACACGCTGGCCGGCGAGGCCGCCCCGGACGGCGCCGTCTGCGCCGACGGCTTGGCATCGCGCTCGCGCAGGGCCAGCGCCATGCCGCAGCCGACCGCCACCCCGTGCCCGAGCGGCCCGGCGGGGATCTCGATGCCCGGCGTCTTGCGGTCCGGGTGGCCCTGCAGGCGGCTGTCAACCTTGCGGAAGCTCAGCAGCTCGGGGGGCGGGAAGAACCCACGGTGGGCGAGCGCCGAGTACAGGGCGGCGCAGGCGTGCCCCTTGGAGAACAGCAGCCGGTCGCGGTCCGGCCAGTCGGGGCGCTCGGGATCGATGCGCAGGTGATGAAAGTAGAGCGCGGCCAGGATCTCGGCGCAGGAGAACGCGCCGCCGAGGTGGCCGCTGTTGCTGTCGTGCACCATCTCCAGCACGTCCAGCCGAAACTGCTGGGCGCGCCGATGGAGCTCGCGGACGAGTCCCTCGGGATGGTCATGGGTATGCCGCATGTGCCCGAACCTAAGCGGCACCCTTCCCATGGTCAAGGCTCTCGGGTCAAGGTACCGTGTCGTGCGACCTGCGGCCTGGACACATTCGGATAAACGCGGCGGGAACGCCGTGACATGGCCGACATCGAGTCGCTGGCTGAACGCTACGCGGGTGAGATCGACTGGGAACGGACGCGCGAGTACTTCGCGTTGTTCGACAGATTGGAGCTGTATGAGGAAATCCGAACGAACTACGGTCCCGCTGACCGCGGCTGAAAGGGCCGAATTGCTCGCGCTGGCAGGCTCGGACGAGTTACGCCGGGATATGCGCGCCACCGTACGGAACGCGGAACTCAGCTTCGACGACTACATCGCATTCGCTACCAGCATCGCCCGGCTTGCAAACCACCCTCGCCGCCGGTCACGTCCGGTGAACAACGGCGGATTCCTTCTCTAGTCCACTTGCCGCGGGTCAGGCCTTGATGCCGGTGAGGGTGATGCCCTCGATGAAGTAGCGCTGGGCGAACAGGAACAGCACCAGCACCGGTGCGATCACCACCGTCGAGGCGGCCATCAGCAGGTGCCACTGCGAGGTGTACAGCCCGGTGAACTCCGCCAGCCCCAGGGCCAGGGTGAACTGCCGCGAGTCGTTGAGGTAGATCAGCGGTCCCAGGAAGTCGTTCCACTCGAACAGGGCCGAGAAGATGGCGACCGTGATCAGCGCCGGCCTGCTCAGCGGCACCACCACGTGGCGCAGCACCTGCAGGGGATTGGCGCCGTCGATGATCGCCGCCTCGTCCAGCTCCTTCGGCAGCGTCAGAAAGAACTGCCGCAGCAGGAACACGTAGAAGATGGTGCCGCCGAACCAGTCGGGCAGCACCAGCGGCCAGTAGGTGTTGATCAGACCGATGCGCGCCCACAGCAGGAAGGTGGGGATAAGGGTCACCGCGTACGGCAGCATCAGCGCGCTCAACAACACGCCGAACACCCAGTCGCGGCCGGGCCATTGCAACCGCGAGAAGCCGAAGGCGGCCAGGGATGCGGTGATCAGCGTGCCGATCACGGTCGGCACCAGGATGAACAGCGTGTTGAAGAAGTAGCGCACGAACGGGATCGTGGTGAGCGCCTTGGGGTAGTTGTCCCAATGCCATGGATCGGGGATCCACTCGGGTGGAAAGACGAAGATCTGGCCCAGCCCCATGAACGAACTGCGCACCAGCCACAGCAGCGGAATCAGCATCACCACGCTGCCGGTGAGCAGGAGGAGGTACGCGGACAGGGCACTGATGCGGGCGCGGCCCGTGCGGCCAAGTCTGGCCGTGCGCCCACGTCTGGCCGTGCGCCCAATTCTGCCGGTACGGCCAAGGGTGGGTGTACTCATGTCATCGGCCCGCGTAGTACACCCAGCGCGACGAACTGCGAAACAGCAGCACGCTCAGCGCGGCGATGATCGCGAACAGAATCCACGCCAGCGCCGAGGCGTATCCCATCTGAGACTGCTCGAACGCCTTGTTGTACAGGTAGAGCACGTACAGCAGGCTCGCGTTGTTGGGGCCGCCCTCGGTCATCACATAGGCCTGCACGAAGGTCTGCATGGTCCCGATCACGCTCAGGATCAGGTTGAACAGGATGGTGGGCGTGACCATCGGGATGGTGACGTGGCGCATCTTGTGCCAGGGATTGCCGCCGTCGATCTCGACTGCCTCGTAGAATTGCCGCGGCACGCCCTGCAAGCCGGCGAGGAAGATGATCATCATCGGTCCGATGTCCCACATGCTCATCAGGATCAGCGCCGGGATGACGGTGGTGCTGCCGTAGATCCACTGCAGCCGCGGCACGCCGAGCGGCACCAGGATGGCGTTGAGCAGGCCGAAGTCGGGATTGAACAGCCAGATCCACAGCACGCTGCTGGCGATCAGCGGCACGATCGACGGCAGGTAGAAGATGGTGCGGAACACCGGCAGGCCGCGGATCTTCTGGTTCAGCAACACCGCCAGGGCGAACGCGGCCAGCAGGCGCAACGGGACGCTGCCGAGCGCGTAGTAGGCGGTGACCGCGAGCGACTTTCTGAACAGCCGGTCCCCGGTCAGGATGTGCGCGAAGTTGTCGAAGCCGATCCAGTTGGGGCTGGCGGCGATGCGCCAGTCGGTCAGCGCGATGAGCAGGCTGGCGACGATCGGCCCGAGTTGCCAGAACAGGAACCCGAGCACCGCGGGCGCGGCGCACGCCATGCCCCAGAACACCTCGCGGCGCCGGTGGTGGCTGAGCCGCGCGCTCTTCGCCCGCGTTCCCGGCCGCGACAGGCCCCGGTCCTTACTGTGCGTCGTTGCCACTCAGGCCCCCAACCGGCGCGGCCAAGCCGAGCCGGAGCGCGGTCCGGCCCGGAAGCGGGTGCGCCCCGGGGGCGCGGGCCACGGCAGCGGCGCCGCCACCCCGGGAGCGATGGCCGAAGTCTGACGCTTACCAGCGCCCCTGCATCAGCGGCCCGGCGTCGCGCACCGCCTGGTCCATCGCCTCCTGGGCGGTCGCCTCGCCCGCCCACAGCTTGGTCATGGCCGGGTCGATCGCCTCGGAGAAAATCTGCGACTGGTTCTTGAGCCAGTACGCCGGCGGCTGGCGCGGAGTGTTGTTCAGGGTGTAGTCGATCAGCACGCCGCGCGACTCGGGCGGATATACCCCGGGGATGGCGTCGAGCCACTCGGCGGTCTTGTCCGGATCGGTGTAGTAGTCGAGCTGCAGCGGCATCCACAGACCCTTGGCGTAGAGGTCGACCTGCGCGGGGTCGTTGTGGAACTTGTAGAACTCGAACGCCTCCTCCGGATGCTCGGTGGCCGCGAAGATCACCGACGGCGAGCCGAGCAGGATGGTGACCGGTTCCTGGTGGTAGGGCAGCACGCCGATGCTCCAGTCGAATTCGAGTTGGCTGTAGTCGAGGATCGCCCAGTGGCCGTTGACCCCCATTGCCACCTTGCCCGACTGCATCATGACTGCCTGCGACGGCATCGCCTCCGACTGGGCCGGCGTCGGGGCCACGTGATGGACGTAGATCATGTCCTGCAGCGCCTGCAGCGCCTCGACCGCCTCGGGCTCGTCGAGCATCAGCCGCTGGCCGTCGTCGCTGGCGAGCTGGCCGCCGTTGCTGTAGATCATGGGCAGGTAGCCGCCCCACCAGGACGGGAACGAAACGCCGAACACGTCGATGTTCTCGGGATCGAAGGCGTCGCTGTCGGCATTGTTGCCGTTCCGGTCCACGGTGAGCTTGCGCGCCGCGGCAAGGAATTCCTCCCAGGTCCACGCCTCCGAAGCCTGTGACGGCGGATAGTCCACCCCGGCGGTGTCGAACAGGCTCTTGTTGTAGTACAGGATCATCGTTTCGGCGGCGGCATTGGTGCCGATCGTCTTCGTTCCGCCGTCGTAGTTGTAATAGGTTGCCGCCAGGCGGTTGCTGGCCTCCGGATCCGCCTTGAAGTGGGGTGTCAGATCCGCAATCACGCCGTCCTGCGCCCAGGGGAACGCCAGGGCCTCGAACAGGTAGCCCACGTCAGGCGGCGTACCGGCGGCCACCATGGTGGCAATCTTCTCCCCGTAGCCGTCGGGTATGTGCTGACCGCGCACCTGGATGTTGGGGTGGCTGTCGTTGAACGCCTGCAGCATCTGTTCGACCGCTTCGCGCTCGAACGGCGACCCCCAGTAGGTGAAGGTGAGCTCGACCGGCTGCATCCCCTCGGC
The sequence above is a segment of the Spirochaetaceae bacterium genome. Coding sequences within it:
- a CDS encoding carbohydrate ABC transporter permease; translation: MSTPTLGRTGRIGRTARRGRTARLGRTGRARISALSAYLLLLTGSVVMLIPLLWLVRSSFMGLGQIFVFPPEWIPDPWHWDNYPKALTTIPFVRYFFNTLFILVPTVIGTLITASLAAFGFSRLQWPGRDWVFGVLLSALMLPYAVTLIPTFLLWARIGLINTYWPLVLPDWFGGTIFYVFLLRQFFLTLPKELDEAAIIDGANPLQVLRHVVVPLSRPALITVAIFSALFEWNDFLGPLIYLNDSRQFTLALGLAEFTGLYTSQWHLLMAASTVVIAPVLVLFLFAQRYFIEGITLTGIKA
- a CDS encoding transketolase — its product is MRHTHDHPEGLVRELHRRAQQFRLDVLEMVHDSNSGHLGGAFSCAEILAALYFHHLRIDPERPDWPDRDRLLFSKGHACAALYSALAHRGFFPPPELLSFRKVDSRLQGHPDRKTPGIEIPAGPLGHGVAVGCGMALALRERDAKPSAQTAPSGAASPASVYVVLGDGEIDAGVIWEGAMLAAKYRLGNLVAILDYNGTQQTGATADVMPHEPIAAKWEAFGWHVQEIGGHNVREVLEALDRADQVHARPAVIIARTTKGRGVSFMEYDHNWHGTPPTEEQYTAAKVELEAGMGQWLN
- a CDS encoding sugar ABC transporter substrate-binding protein, with amino-acid sequence MAVIALLCAGAPLWATGAEEGASAEGMQPVELTFTYWGSPFEREAVEQMLQAFNDSHPNIQVRGQHIPDGYGEKIATMVAAGTPPDVGYLFEALAFPWAQDGVIADLTPHFKADPEASNRLAATYYNYDGGTKTIGTNAAAETMILYYNKSLFDTAGVDYPPSQASEAWTWEEFLAAARKLTVDRNGNNADSDAFDPENIDVFGVSFPSWWGGYLPMIYSNGGQLASDDGQRLMLDEPEAVEALQALQDMIYVHHVAPTPAQSEAMPSQAVMMQSGKVAMGVNGHWAILDYSQLEFDWSIGVLPYHQEPVTILLGSPSVIFAATEHPEEAFEFYKFHNDPAQVDLYAKGLWMPLQLDYYTDPDKTAEWLDAIPGVYPPESRGVLIDYTLNNTPRQPPAYWLKNQSQIFSEAIDPAMTKLWAGEATAQEAMDQAVRDAGPLMQGRW
- a CDS encoding sugar ABC transporter permease gives rise to the protein MATTHSKDRGLSRPGTRAKSARLSHHRRREVFWGMACAAPAVLGFLFWQLGPIVASLLIALTDWRIAASPNWIGFDNFAHILTGDRLFRKSLAVTAYYALGSVPLRLLAAFALAVLLNQKIRGLPVFRTIFYLPSIVPLIASSVLWIWLFNPDFGLLNAILVPLGVPRLQWIYGSTTVIPALILMSMWDIGPMMIIFLAGLQGVPRQFYEAVEIDGGNPWHKMRHVTIPMVTPTILFNLILSVIGTMQTFVQAYVMTEGGPNNASLLYVLYLYNKAFEQSQMGYASALAWILFAIIAALSVLLFRSSSRWVYYAGR
- a CDS encoding transketolase family protein, translated to MAELINTRVAYGKALVELGRSNPDVVVLSADVSNSDHSFMFADEFPDRFINTGIAEQSLVDCAVGLALAGKIPFVNTFGVFLATRAVEMIRTHVCYGRANVKLMAAYGGVSPSFEGPTHHATEDIAIMRTFPGMRVVVPADPYAQTELLHQVAASDGPVYFRMNRNEVPPVYGTGDAGPAGALQLGRAQVVRAGSDLTIVAAGVMVARAVAAAAQLAGEGVQCRVIDLHTIKPLDADTLAAAARDTGAVVTAEEHNIIGGLGGAVTEALAETCPVPVVRVGIADRFTESGPYFDLLDRHGCSTADVLASARRALALKARARRS